A genomic segment from Tuwongella immobilis encodes:
- a CDS encoding alpha/beta hydrolase family protein: MTTLHRLIAVTAFLWLPISSRADETVPVYSDRSEVMNFLNSQGKLQPVQSKADWQIRRNHILFNMQKVMGPLPSRKQLAPLDPKILETVDFPKYQRIKLTIQVEANDRLPAYLFVPKMKDNEKRAAVLCLHPTSIPLGKGIPAGLGDNYDRQYAVHLVERGYVTLAPDYVNMGEYRFNPYQNGYQSATMKAIWNHMRCIDFLEQHPRVDGKRIGAVGHSLGGHNSIFLGVFDERIQCVISSCGFCSFPKYMKGNLAGWGHDGYMPKIRNELESNPAKMPFDFTEVIAALAPRPFLASAPVGDDNFDVEGVKDCIRAARPVYRLFGAESSLIGDYPAGGHTFGGPARAIAYPFLDKSLAHQPQ, encoded by the coding sequence ATGACTACTCTGCATCGCCTCATCGCTGTGACAGCGTTTCTCTGGCTTCCAATATCTTCTCGCGCGGATGAAACTGTCCCTGTTTATTCGGATCGATCTGAGGTAATGAACTTCCTCAATTCACAGGGAAAACTCCAACCCGTTCAATCAAAGGCGGATTGGCAAATTCGGCGCAATCACATTCTCTTCAACATGCAAAAAGTGATGGGGCCGCTCCCATCCCGAAAACAACTCGCGCCGTTGGATCCAAAAATCCTCGAGACAGTCGATTTCCCGAAATATCAACGAATCAAACTCACGATTCAAGTGGAAGCCAATGATCGGCTACCAGCCTATCTGTTTGTTCCGAAAATGAAGGATAACGAAAAGCGAGCAGCAGTTTTATGTCTGCATCCGACCTCGATTCCGCTAGGGAAAGGGATTCCTGCCGGATTAGGCGATAATTATGATCGCCAATATGCGGTCCATCTTGTGGAACGTGGTTATGTGACACTGGCACCGGATTATGTCAACATGGGTGAGTATCGATTCAATCCCTATCAAAATGGCTATCAAAGTGCAACCATGAAAGCCATTTGGAATCATATGCGATGCATTGATTTTCTTGAACAACATCCCCGTGTGGATGGGAAACGGATCGGAGCAGTTGGCCATTCGTTAGGTGGACACAATTCAATTTTTCTCGGTGTATTTGATGAACGCATTCAATGTGTGATTTCCAGTTGTGGATTTTGTAGCTTTCCGAAATATATGAAGGGTAATCTCGCTGGTTGGGGCCATGACGGCTATATGCCCAAGATTCGCAACGAACTTGAATCCAACCCCGCCAAGATGCCGTTCGATTTTACGGAAGTGATTGCCGCCCTTGCACCTCGGCCGTTTTTAGCAAGTGCCCCAGTTGGTGATGATAATTTTGATGTCGAGGGCGTCAAGGACTGTATTCGTGCAGCGCGTCCGGTCTATCGGCTATTCGGTGCAGAATCGTCATTAATTGGTGACTATCCGGCTGGTGGACACACATTTGGTGGCCCTGCCCGCGCGATTGCTTATCCTTTTCTTGACAAATCACTCGCTCATCAGCCGCAGTAA
- the queG gene encoding tRNA epoxyqueuosine(34) reductase QueG, translating into MGFAPATEADGFAHFQTWLANGYAGEMTYLHQHADARRHPQSVLPEVVTVMMLGKNYANTPPSPSPSESPTGRVARYAQGQDYHDWIRAKLNELLAWFQRQDSQIIGRGIVDTAPLLERDFARRAGLGWIGKNTMLISRHRGSYLFLSALLLNCAIPPDPVHEVQYCGNCTACLNACPTQAFPAPRVLDATKCISYLTIELKSAIPQELSPKLSGWLFGCDICQEVCPWNRKPLQPAPNVPHDESLEQISLFELLELSEAQFRQRFRGTPLFRTKRRGVVRTAIHLLVNARELRVIPLLERLCSDPEPLLQETAHWAIQQLRTPQTSEPPQTIPPPN; encoded by the coding sequence ATGGGCTTTGCCCCCGCGACAGAAGCCGACGGTTTCGCTCATTTCCAGACTTGGTTGGCCAACGGTTACGCCGGAGAAATGACCTACCTGCATCAGCATGCGGATGCCCGTCGGCACCCGCAATCCGTTCTCCCTGAAGTAGTTACGGTGATGATGTTGGGCAAAAACTACGCCAACACTCCCCCCTCCCCCTCTCCTTCCGAGTCCCCAACTGGGCGCGTTGCCCGATACGCTCAGGGGCAAGATTATCACGATTGGATCCGAGCGAAATTAAATGAACTATTAGCGTGGTTTCAACGTCAGGATTCCCAGATTATTGGGCGGGGAATTGTCGACACTGCACCGCTTTTGGAGCGGGATTTCGCTCGTCGAGCTGGACTTGGTTGGATCGGCAAAAATACGATGTTAATTTCGAGACATCGGGGGAGTTATCTCTTTCTCTCGGCACTGCTCTTAAATTGTGCGATTCCACCCGATCCCGTGCATGAAGTTCAATATTGTGGAAATTGCACCGCTTGTCTGAACGCATGCCCAACGCAAGCGTTCCCCGCACCTCGCGTCCTCGATGCCACCAAATGCATCAGCTATCTCACAATCGAACTAAAATCAGCAATCCCTCAAGAATTGAGCCCAAAACTCTCAGGTTGGCTATTTGGATGTGATATTTGTCAGGAAGTCTGTCCCTGGAATCGGAAACCACTTCAGCCAGCCCCCAATGTCCCGCACGATGAATCGCTGGAGCAAATTTCGCTATTTGAACTTCTCGAATTGTCGGAAGCTCAATTCCGGCAACGCTTTCGGGGAACGCCCTTATTTCGGACGAAACGCCGCGGAGTCGTTCGAACGGCCATTCATCTCCTGGTGAACGCCCGCGAATTGCGAGTCATTCCACTCCTCGAACGACTCTGTAGCGACCCCGAACCGTTGCTTCAAGAGACGGCACACTGGGCGATTCAGCAACTTCGCACACCACAAACAAGCGAACCGCCCCAGACAATCCCCCCTCCCAACTGA
- a CDS encoding ATP-binding protein has translation MRFIIAPEFHQQMLEMDYHMPDCYVRPGEYLHHMYIDGVKYVIVPAMLECLQEAIERNDEDAIRHLTLHKQQYDLLLQDALRRGGLEGVTLLGDPPPDDDEAVPVTNNPYFPQSPSRWEDTGLNLPFLFDMIMRAIYNRGRITGNDLSLDLKLPFRCIEPIMPLMRKQGLIDIVGQKGSGGDAAYEYELKPPKGPMAVQDALDKTNYSGPTPVPYDDYIESVLAQTVRKLVVTRRSIRRAFEDLIITDTVFNEIGPAINSASSIFFFGFPGNGKTSVAERITRLMGDEIFIPYAVEANGQIIKVFDPILHQPVKEDSEPEAVDSFLKKGPTYDQRYIKIKRPTIVVGGELTMPMLDLKYNPIGKFYEAPLQMKANGGIFMIDDFGRQQLRPMDLLNRWIVPLEKRYDYLTTITGNKLEIPFDELLIFSTNLDPTQLADEAFLRRIKFKIEIRDPDEQQFRQIWRLVCKSRRVEYDEAGIDYLIEKWYRPTKRPFRMCQPRDILDQMISISKYNMERPSFTPDLIDAGCSTYFINDAKRDFGAKVRLD, from the coding sequence ATGCGATTTATCATTGCCCCGGAATTTCATCAACAAATGCTCGAGATGGATTATCACATGCCGGACTGTTATGTCCGGCCCGGTGAATACCTCCATCACATGTATATTGATGGGGTCAAATATGTCATTGTCCCGGCAATGTTAGAATGTCTCCAAGAAGCCATCGAACGCAACGATGAGGATGCCATTCGGCATCTCACGCTTCACAAGCAACAATATGATCTTCTGCTTCAAGATGCGCTCCGTCGCGGCGGGCTGGAAGGAGTCACGCTCCTGGGCGATCCCCCGCCCGATGATGATGAGGCGGTTCCAGTTACGAACAATCCGTACTTCCCACAAAGCCCCAGTCGTTGGGAAGATACCGGCCTCAATCTGCCGTTTCTATTTGATATGATTATGCGAGCAATCTATAATCGTGGTCGAATCACTGGGAATGACCTATCGCTCGATCTCAAATTACCCTTTCGATGTATCGAACCGATCATGCCCCTCATGCGAAAGCAAGGGCTGATTGATATCGTGGGTCAAAAAGGCTCCGGTGGCGATGCCGCTTATGAATATGAATTAAAGCCGCCCAAAGGGCCAATGGCCGTTCAAGATGCGCTCGACAAAACCAATTATAGTGGCCCAACCCCTGTTCCATATGATGATTATATCGAATCGGTTCTCGCACAGACGGTGCGAAAATTAGTCGTCACTCGCCGCAGTATCCGCCGAGCTTTCGAAGACTTAATCATCACCGATACCGTCTTTAACGAAATCGGCCCCGCGATTAACTCCGCCTCCTCGATTTTCTTCTTCGGCTTCCCCGGAAATGGAAAAACGAGCGTCGCCGAGCGCATCACCCGACTCATGGGCGATGAAATTTTCATTCCCTATGCGGTCGAAGCGAACGGGCAAATCATTAAAGTTTTTGACCCGATTCTCCACCAGCCAGTTAAAGAAGACAGCGAACCCGAAGCAGTAGATAGCTTCCTGAAGAAGGGGCCAACCTACGACCAACGCTATATTAAAATCAAACGCCCCACCATCGTCGTTGGCGGCGAACTCACCATGCCGATGCTCGATCTGAAATATAATCCGATCGGAAAATTCTACGAAGCGCCGCTCCAGATGAAAGCAAATGGCGGCATTTTCATGATCGACGACTTTGGCCGACAGCAACTCCGCCCCATGGATTTGCTGAACCGTTGGATCGTGCCACTCGAAAAGCGATACGACTACCTCACGACCATCACCGGGAATAAACTCGAAATTCCATTCGATGAACTCCTGATTTTCTCAACCAATTTAGACCCGACCCAATTAGCGGATGAGGCGTTCCTCCGCCGAATTAAGTTTAAGATCGAAATTCGTGATCCAGACGAACAGCAATTCCGACAGATCTGGCGACTCGTCTGTAAATCGCGTCGAGTTGAATATGATGAAGCGGGAATTGATTACCTCATCGAAAAATGGTATCGCCCAACGAAACGACCATTCCGAATGTGCCAACCACGGGACATTCTGGATCAAATGATTTCGATTTCGAAATATAATATGGAACGCCCGAGTTTCACCCCCGATTTAATTGATGCGGGGTGCTCTACCTACTTTATCAACGATGCGAAACGTGATTTCGGCGCCAAGGTGCGGTTAGATTAA
- a CDS encoding RraA family protein: MPNYPIVSAAVLEKLRRYDTPTVCNVIELFGIRPRTSGYLDGRILPAYPKLPPMVGYASTATFRAGSPPRSGDVYAGLSTQVQLLADSPGPTIVVFQDLDDPAVAATFGEVMCTTYQAFGAVGLITSGAGRDLDQVEALNFPVFTNGTICSHGDCQIVQLDIPVRVGGITIYPGDLLHGDRNGVTTIPTEIAEAVADACGELMAAEQIVLDYLKSGSVTPAGYDDARKQCHARMQDLAQKCRASLENSLK; the protein is encoded by the coding sequence ATGCCCAATTACCCGATTGTCTCCGCCGCCGTACTGGAAAAACTTCGCCGATATGACACACCTACGGTCTGCAATGTCATCGAACTATTCGGCATCCGCCCCCGCACCAGCGGCTACCTCGACGGCCGCATCCTGCCAGCGTATCCCAAACTCCCGCCAATGGTTGGGTACGCCAGCACTGCCACATTCCGAGCAGGCTCGCCGCCCCGCTCCGGGGATGTCTACGCCGGCCTCTCCACCCAAGTGCAACTCTTAGCCGACTCCCCTGGCCCGACGATCGTGGTCTTCCAAGACTTAGACGATCCCGCAGTCGCCGCCACTTTCGGCGAAGTCATGTGTACCACCTATCAAGCATTTGGTGCCGTTGGCCTCATCACCAGCGGTGCGGGTCGTGATTTAGACCAAGTCGAAGCCTTAAACTTTCCCGTATTCACCAATGGAACCATCTGCTCTCACGGAGATTGTCAAATTGTCCAACTCGATATTCCAGTGAGAGTCGGCGGAATCACCATTTATCCCGGCGATCTGCTTCACGGTGACCGCAACGGCGTCACCACCATCCCGACCGAGATTGCTGAAGCCGTCGCCGATGCCTGCGGCGAACTCATGGCCGCCGAGCAAATCGTGTTAGATTACCTGAAATCCGGCTCCGTCACCCCCGCCGGCTACGATGATGCCCGGAAACAGTGCCACGCTCGAATGCAGGATTTGGCCCAGAAATGTCGTGCAAGCCTCGAAAATTCACTGAAATAA
- the glgX gene encoding glycogen debranching protein GlgX produces MLRAWPGKPYPLGATWDGTGVNFAIFSAHATSIELCLFESEDSPTESTKIPLVETTHQVWHAYLPDVKPGQLYGYRVHGPWEPENGHRFNPNKIILDPYAKAIGRTTRWDDSMFAYQVGNEAADLSFDERDNAAFAPLAVVVDPAYIWGDDRRPNIPWHETLIYETHVKGFTKLNQLIPEELRGTYAGLATEPVIRYLKELGVTTVELLPVHHHLEDRHLVTKGLANYWGYNTLGFFAPEPDYAANPKGYEAVREFKMMVRTLHEAGLEVLLDVVYNHTAEGNHMGPMLSLRGADNASYYRLVNDDRRFYMDYTGCGNTLNMLSPFVLQLIMDSLRYWVVEMHVDGFRFDLASALARELHEVDKLGSFFDIIHQDPILSRVKLIAEPWDLGEGGYQVGNFPSLWTEWNGKYRDCVRSFWKGDGGTYAEFATRLCGSSDLYGHGGRAPTASINFITAHDGFTLHDLVSYNEKHNNANGEDNRDGESHNRSWNCGAEGPTDDPTILELRERQKRNLLATLLLSQGVPMLLQGDEVGRTQQGNNNVYCQDNELSWQNWEFSELQQKQLEFSQQLIAFWKKNPVLHRRKFFKGDVIPKAGEKDLVFLDPSGQEMTEQAWSVGYVQCMGVLLAGNAITELDPKGQRIIGDTLCILLNAYHDRLDFTLPEAAEGQAWSLAFDTAKPEAGEFGSNGKSESAESSLESPYPLAGRSVAVFVAKSLPTN; encoded by the coding sequence ATGTTACGAGCTTGGCCGGGCAAGCCCTACCCTTTGGGTGCGACATGGGACGGGACCGGGGTCAACTTTGCTATTTTCTCGGCACATGCCACTTCGATTGAGTTGTGTTTATTTGAATCCGAAGATTCTCCAACCGAATCGACCAAAATTCCGTTAGTCGAAACTACGCATCAGGTTTGGCATGCATACCTTCCGGATGTCAAACCTGGTCAACTCTACGGTTATCGGGTCCATGGTCCTTGGGAACCTGAAAATGGACATCGATTTAATCCGAACAAAATCATATTAGATCCCTACGCCAAGGCGATCGGTCGAACCACGCGCTGGGACGACTCCATGTTTGCGTATCAGGTTGGGAATGAAGCAGCTGATCTCTCGTTTGATGAGCGAGATAATGCCGCATTCGCACCGTTGGCCGTCGTGGTGGATCCGGCGTACATCTGGGGTGACGACCGTCGGCCGAATATCCCATGGCATGAGACATTGATTTATGAGACTCATGTCAAAGGTTTCACCAAATTAAATCAACTCATCCCCGAAGAATTACGGGGAACCTATGCTGGGTTAGCTACGGAGCCGGTAATTCGGTATCTAAAAGAATTGGGCGTGACCACAGTTGAGTTGTTACCAGTCCATCATCATTTAGAAGATCGCCATTTGGTAACCAAAGGTTTGGCGAATTATTGGGGCTATAATACACTTGGCTTTTTCGCGCCCGAGCCAGACTACGCCGCGAATCCAAAGGGATACGAAGCTGTTCGTGAATTCAAAATGATGGTCCGAACCCTGCATGAAGCAGGTTTAGAAGTGCTCCTTGATGTTGTGTATAATCACACAGCCGAGGGGAATCACATGGGCCCAATGCTCTCCTTACGTGGAGCAGATAACGCGAGTTATTATCGGCTTGTGAATGATGACCGTCGGTTTTACATGGATTATACCGGGTGTGGAAACACACTGAACATGTTAAGTCCCTTTGTATTGCAACTCATCATGGATAGTTTGCGATACTGGGTTGTCGAAATGCACGTCGATGGCTTCCGATTTGATTTGGCGAGTGCATTGGCGCGGGAACTTCATGAAGTGGATAAGCTGGGATCATTCTTCGATATTATTCACCAAGATCCCATTTTATCTCGTGTCAAACTGATCGCAGAGCCATGGGATTTGGGTGAAGGTGGCTATCAAGTGGGGAATTTCCCGTCGTTGTGGACAGAATGGAACGGGAAATATCGTGATTGTGTGCGAAGTTTCTGGAAAGGTGACGGCGGCACCTATGCAGAATTTGCGACCCGTCTCTGCGGATCGAGCGACTTATATGGTCATGGCGGTCGGGCTCCGACGGCCAGCATTAATTTTATCACCGCACACGATGGGTTCACATTGCATGATTTGGTATCATACAATGAGAAACATAATAATGCCAACGGTGAAGACAATCGCGATGGTGAGTCGCATAACCGCAGTTGGAATTGTGGCGCGGAAGGTCCAACGGATGATCCCACGATTCTCGAACTTCGCGAACGTCAGAAACGGAACCTGTTAGCCACCTTGTTGTTATCGCAAGGGGTGCCGATGCTGTTGCAAGGGGACGAAGTTGGCCGCACGCAACAGGGCAATAATAATGTCTATTGCCAAGACAATGAACTGAGCTGGCAGAATTGGGAATTTTCGGAACTCCAACAAAAACAACTCGAATTTTCGCAGCAACTCATTGCATTCTGGAAAAAGAATCCCGTTTTGCACCGTCGAAAATTCTTTAAGGGCGATGTGATTCCCAAAGCTGGGGAAAAAGATCTCGTCTTTTTAGATCCCAGCGGCCAAGAAATGACCGAGCAAGCGTGGTCGGTAGGCTATGTGCAATGCATGGGGGTCTTGTTAGCCGGGAATGCGATCACCGAATTGGATCCGAAAGGCCAACGCATTATTGGTGATACGCTCTGTATTTTATTGAATGCCTATCACGATCGCTTGGATTTTACGCTGCCTGAGGCCGCCGAGGGACAGGCTTGGTCTTTGGCCTTCGACACGGCCAAACCGGAAGCTGGTGAATTTGGGTCGAATGGCAAATCGGAATCGGCGGAATCATCTCTGGAATCGCCATATCCCTTGGCGGGGAGGAGCGTCGCGGTGTTCGTCGCCAAATCGTTGCCGACAAATTGA
- the panD gene encoding aspartate 1-decarboxylase, which yields MRLHMFKSKLHRAIVTDANLEYEGSITIDADLMEAARILPHEQVHVWDVTNGARLVTYALRGEPGSGTICVNGAGAHLVRPGDRVIIATYAEVDESEARHFQPTVVLLDDHNRMKQSL from the coding sequence ATGCGATTACATATGTTTAAATCCAAACTCCACCGGGCAATTGTAACCGATGCGAATTTGGAATATGAAGGCAGTATCACCATTGATGCGGATCTCATGGAAGCCGCACGAATCCTGCCCCATGAACAGGTGCATGTGTGGGATGTGACCAATGGCGCCAGATTGGTCACCTATGCCCTGCGTGGTGAGCCGGGAAGTGGCACCATTTGCGTGAACGGTGCCGGCGCGCATCTCGTCCGACCGGGGGATCGCGTGATTATCGCCACTTACGCCGAAGTGGACGAGAGCGAAGCTCGCCACTTTCAGCCAACGGTCGTGTTGTTAGACGATCACAACCGAATGAAGCAGAGTCTGTAA
- the glgB gene encoding 1,4-alpha-glucan branching protein GlgB, with the protein MNASTPIRYDCSLITSDDRYLFNEGNHFHLYEKLGAHPGIVDGVAGTFFGVWAPNAESVTVMGDFNGWNRDSHPLTWREHSGIWEAFLPGIGVGEHYKYFVRSRYHGFTAEKSDPFAFRTEVPPKTASVVTDLHYDWNDAEWMKTRGERHRAESPISIYELHLGSWRRAPGDYNRPLDYRETAKWLIEHVKRCGFTHVEFLPLMEHPFYGSWGYQTTGYFAPTARYGAPQDLKYLIDQLHQHGIGVILDWVPSHFPCDGHGLAYFDGTHLFEHSNPKEGFHPDWQSAIFNYGRNEVRSFLISSAMFWMNEYHVDGLRVDAVASMLYRDYSRKEGEWIPNVYGGRENLEAIHFLRRLNEAIYAAHPDATMIAEESTAWGGVSRPTYTGGLGFGAKWDMGWMHDTLKYFAQDPVHRKYHHSQLTFRMIYAFSENFVLSLSHDEVVHGKGSLLNKMPGDPWQKFANLRLLYAYMTAMPGKKLLFMGSEFAQWEEWKHESSLDWHLTESGPHAGMMQLVGDLNRLYVNESTLHEWDWKPEGFRYVEANDGDNSVLAFLRFGSWGKPIILCVFNFTPVPRPSYRVGVPCAGYWSEVVNTDATIYGGTGSGNLGGVSSAPIPSQSYGDSIQVNVPPLACVMFKWEA; encoded by the coding sequence ATGAACGCCTCGACGCCGATTCGTTATGACTGCTCGTTGATTACCTCCGATGATCGTTATCTCTTCAATGAAGGGAATCACTTTCATTTATACGAAAAACTCGGAGCGCATCCTGGGATTGTAGACGGCGTTGCGGGTACGTTCTTTGGCGTATGGGCACCCAACGCGGAATCTGTCACCGTGATGGGTGATTTTAATGGTTGGAATCGTGATAGTCATCCATTAACGTGGCGGGAACATTCGGGGATTTGGGAGGCGTTCCTACCCGGTATTGGTGTTGGTGAGCATTATAAATATTTTGTCCGTTCCCGATATCACGGATTTACAGCGGAAAAGAGCGATCCATTTGCCTTCCGCACCGAAGTGCCCCCCAAGACCGCATCGGTGGTTACGGATTTGCATTACGATTGGAATGATGCCGAGTGGATGAAAACTCGCGGGGAGCGTCACCGAGCGGAATCGCCGATCTCGATATATGAATTGCATTTAGGGTCGTGGCGACGTGCGCCGGGAGATTACAATCGGCCGTTGGATTATCGGGAAACGGCGAAGTGGCTGATTGAGCATGTGAAACGCTGCGGGTTTACCCATGTTGAATTTCTGCCGTTAATGGAGCATCCGTTTTACGGCTCGTGGGGCTATCAGACAACCGGATATTTCGCCCCCACGGCTCGTTATGGTGCCCCGCAAGACCTCAAATATCTCATTGACCAATTGCACCAACATGGAATTGGTGTCATTCTGGATTGGGTTCCCTCACATTTTCCGTGTGATGGTCACGGTTTAGCCTATTTTGATGGCACGCACCTGTTTGAACACTCGAATCCAAAAGAAGGATTCCATCCGGATTGGCAATCGGCAATCTTTAATTATGGCCGAAATGAGGTTCGGAGTTTTCTGATTTCGAGTGCCATGTTTTGGATGAATGAATATCACGTGGATGGCTTACGGGTGGACGCGGTTGCGTCGATGCTGTATCGGGATTATTCGCGGAAAGAGGGCGAATGGATTCCGAATGTCTACGGTGGGCGTGAGAATTTAGAAGCGATTCACTTTTTGCGTCGGTTGAATGAGGCGATTTACGCCGCCCATCCGGATGCCACGATGATTGCCGAGGAATCGACCGCGTGGGGCGGTGTTTCGCGGCCAACGTATACCGGCGGTCTGGGTTTTGGCGCAAAATGGGATATGGGTTGGATGCATGACACGTTAAAGTATTTTGCCCAAGATCCCGTGCATCGAAAATATCATCATAGCCAACTCACGTTCCGGATGATTTATGCGTTTAGTGAGAATTTCGTGCTCTCGCTTTCGCATGATGAGGTCGTTCATGGCAAGGGATCCTTGCTGAATAAGATGCCGGGCGACCCCTGGCAAAAATTCGCCAATTTGCGTCTCTTATATGCGTATATGACGGCGATGCCGGGCAAGAAATTATTATTCATGGGCAGTGAGTTTGCCCAGTGGGAAGAATGGAAGCATGAATCGAGCCTGGATTGGCACCTCACCGAATCGGGGCCGCATGCGGGTATGATGCAGTTGGTGGGCGATTTAAATCGGCTTTACGTTAACGAATCCACGCTGCATGAGTGGGACTGGAAACCGGAAGGTTTTCGATATGTTGAAGCCAATGATGGCGATAACAGCGTGTTAGCGTTTTTGCGATTTGGATCGTGGGGGAAACCGATCATTCTGTGTGTGTTTAATTTCACCCCCGTTCCGCGACCGAGTTATCGAGTGGGTGTGCCGTGTGCGGGGTATTGGTCGGAAGTCGTCAATACGGATGCAACCATTTACGGCGGAACGGGTTCGGGCAACTTGGGCGGCGTCTCATCCGCCCCGATTCCGAGCCAAAGCTATGGGGATTCCATTCAAGTGAATGTCCCGCCATTAGCTTGTGTGATGTTTAAGTGGGAAGCCTAA
- a CDS encoding C2 domain-containing protein, with protein MRYLLLGTLAAVIVFSNFSTSYAGDHTLIANSATIQPKKSSGADWDALNNPPDPFVIASLIVKTPDPKVKAETSVQKDTLTPKWTEKLMDVNVGDEVLIQVWDKDILQHDLIGETKLVITKKTIEDGELMLSFGDVKELKLTILKKTKPVK; from the coding sequence ATGCGTTATTTGCTGTTAGGTACCCTCGCCGCTGTGATCGTTTTCAGCAACTTTAGCACCAGTTACGCGGGTGATCACACCCTCATTGCCAATTCCGCCACCATTCAGCCCAAGAAATCAAGCGGCGCGGATTGGGATGCCCTCAACAATCCACCTGATCCCTTTGTGATCGCGTCGCTCATTGTTAAAACGCCAGATCCGAAGGTCAAAGCCGAAACGAGCGTTCAGAAAGATACGCTCACCCCCAAATGGACCGAGAAGCTGATGGATGTGAACGTTGGAGACGAAGTCCTGATTCAAGTTTGGGATAAAGATATTCTTCAACATGACCTCATCGGCGAAACGAAATTGGTTATCACGAAAAAAACAATTGAAGATGGCGAACTCATGCTTTCGTTCGGCGATGTCAAAGAATTAAAGCTAACGATCCTGAAGAAAACCAAGCCAGTGAAGTAA
- a CDS encoding NAD(P)/FAD-dependent oxidoreductase, protein MTANPEVVVIGGGPAGASAATVLAQNGHRVRLYEREKFPRFHVGESLMPDTYWVLHRLGMLDKMKSSDFVRKYSVQFVTDTGKESQPFYFFENNPHECSQTWQVVRSEFDHLMLQNAASHGVDVREETRVLDVYFDGERATGLKVQNPDGTTEEVFPKVIIDGSGQSSIISNRLKLRQPDAKLRKASVWSYFEDARREPNHLDEGSTLVLQTKGKKGWFWYIPQHNNIVSVGVVSDLENLFPKGERRSLEEIFAEEVANCPAVARRIEGSKRVTDFYTTKDFSYRSSRVAGPGWVLVGDAFGFLDPIYSSGLQLAFRSGLMAADAVSEGLKNGDTSEAQLGSWGPEFLKGMDRLKRLVYSFYEGFNFGTFVRKFPQHKRHITDLLIGDVFKDSLDEVWEPMEIVQAEIREKELMMANEAAEEKPVALC, encoded by the coding sequence ATGACAGCGAATCCAGAAGTTGTGGTGATCGGTGGCGGTCCTGCAGGAGCCAGCGCCGCAACGGTTCTTGCTCAAAACGGCCACCGGGTCAGACTTTACGAACGCGAGAAGTTCCCACGCTTCCATGTCGGCGAATCCCTCATGCCAGACACCTACTGGGTGCTGCACCGATTGGGGATGCTGGATAAGATGAAGTCCAGCGATTTCGTCCGCAAATATTCGGTTCAGTTTGTTACCGATACCGGAAAAGAATCCCAGCCATTCTATTTTTTCGAAAACAACCCTCACGAATGCTCGCAGACCTGGCAGGTTGTGCGAAGCGAATTTGACCATCTGATGCTTCAAAACGCAGCATCACATGGCGTTGATGTCCGCGAAGAGACCCGCGTTTTGGACGTGTATTTCGATGGTGAACGTGCCACCGGCTTGAAGGTCCAAAATCCTGATGGGACGACCGAAGAAGTCTTTCCAAAGGTGATTATTGATGGCTCCGGTCAATCATCGATTATCTCGAACCGATTAAAACTTCGACAGCCAGATGCGAAGCTGCGCAAAGCCTCCGTTTGGTCCTACTTCGAAGATGCACGCCGAGAACCCAATCATTTGGATGAAGGCTCCACATTGGTTCTTCAGACCAAAGGGAAAAAGGGTTGGTTTTGGTACATTCCACAACACAATAACATTGTGAGTGTTGGTGTGGTATCAGATCTAGAAAACCTGTTTCCCAAAGGTGAGCGGCGATCGTTAGAAGAAATTTTTGCAGAGGAAGTCGCAAACTGCCCGGCTGTTGCCCGCCGTATTGAAGGTAGTAAACGCGTCACAGACTTCTACACGACTAAAGACTTCTCGTATCGTTCTTCGCGTGTGGCTGGGCCTGGTTGGGTGCTCGTTGGAGATGCGTTTGGGTTCCTCGACCCCATCTATTCGTCAGGGCTGCAACTAGCTTTCCGCTCAGGACTTATGGCAGCCGATGCCGTTTCGGAAGGCCTCAAAAACGGCGACACTTCAGAAGCTCAGTTGGGATCCTGGGGGCCGGAGTTTCTCAAAGGAATGGATCGTCTGAAGCGATTGGTCTACTCCTTCTACGAGGGATTTAATTTCGGCACATTCGTGCGGAAATTCCCGCAGCACAAGCGCCATATCACCGATCTTCTGATTGGGGATGTGTTCAAAGACTCACTGGATGAAGTTTGGGAACCAATGGAAATTGTCCAAGCTGAAATTCGTGAGAAAGAACTCATGATGGCCAACGAAGCTGCAGAAGAAAAGCCTGTTGCCCTCTGCTAA